GCACGAGCATGGCCACGGCCGCGACTTTCGGCGCGCTGGCGAAGAACGCTGTGACCGGCGTCGGTGCGCCCTCGTAGACGTCGGGCGTCCACATGTGGAACGGAACCGCCGCGATCTTGAATGCCAGTCCGGCGAGCACGAATACCACGCCGAACAGCGCGCCAGTGGGAAAATCCGCCGCGAACACGATCCGGATGCGCTCGTACTGAGTGGAGCCTGCAAAGCCGTAGACGAGGCTCATCCCGTAGAGAATAATACCGGACGCCAGGGCTCCGAGAATGAAATATTTAAGCCCAGCCTCGCTCGAGCGCGTGTCGTTCCTGAGAAAGCTGGCCAGCACGTATGAGGCAAGGCTGGACATCTCCAGACCGATATAGAGCGTCATCAGGTCGACGGCCGAAACCATCATGCTCATGCCCACGGCGTTGAACAGCATGAGAATCGGATATTCGCCGCGATACTGCCCGCGCGCATCGAAGAAACGCGGCGTGACGACCAGCACGGCGATCGTCGCCAGATAGATCAGCAGCTTGGCGAAATTGGCGAAGCCGTCCATCCGGTAGAGCCCGCCGAACGCGTCCCCCCCGAGAGCGAACGACTGGCCGAGGAGCAGATGTCCGGCCCAGAAGGCTGCTCCGAACAGCGCCACGACCGCAGCGATGGTGACTGCCCGCGCCGACCGGTCGCCGGTCCAGGCAACGATGAGAAGAAGGATCAGACCTGCAAGCGACAGCGCGATCTCGGCACCGGTGAAATAGAAGGAAGCCGCGTAGTCCATCAGTGCGCCTCCCCTTCCCCGGCCGGCGATCCGGCGTGGTCATTGCCGACGAAATTGGCGGCATGCGCTGCGGGGGTTCCGATCTGGGGACGGGAATCGCCTTCCGGCGCGGCGCGCGCAAGGCGCGCATCCAGCGCGGCGATATCCTGCCGCATCGGAGCCATGAAGCTTTCCGGATAAATCCCCATCCACAGCACGGCAGCGGTGATCGGCACAAGCATGATCCATTCGCGCGCGGTGAGATCGGGCATCCGTGCCGCGTCCTCGTTCTTCTGCACGCCGAAAGCGACGCGGCGGTAGAGATAGAGCATATAGGCAGCGCCCAGAATGATGCCGGTGGTCAGCACGAGCGTCGCCCAGGTCGAGACCTGATAGACGCCGGCAAGGCTGACGAACTCCGCGACGAAGCCGCTGGTACCGGGAAGGCCGATGCTGGCCATGGTGAAGAACAGGAAGAACAGCGCGTATCGCGGCATGTTGATCGCAAGCCCGCCGTAACGGTCGATCTCACGGGTGTGCAGCCGGTCGTAAATGACGCCGACACATAGGAACAGCGCACCCGATACGAGCCCGTGGCTCAGCATCATGATCATCGCACCTTCGAGACCTTGCACGTTGAAAGCGAACAGCCCGCCCGTCACGATCGCCATGTGCGCGACCGAGGAATAGGCAATGAGCTTCTTCATATCAGCCTGCACCAGCGCGATCAGCGAGGTATAGATGACGGCGACCATCGACAGGCCGAGAACCAGCCACACGAACTGCGCGCTCGCTTCCGGGAACATCGGCAGGCTGAAGCGGATGAAACCATAGCCGCCCAGCTTCAGCAGCACGCCCGCCAGGATGACCGAACCGGCCGTGGGCGCCTGAACGTGCGCATCGGGCAACCAGGTGTGCACCGGCCACATTGGCATCTTGACCGCGAAGCTCGCGAAGAAGGCCAGCCACAGCCAGGTCTGGGCCTGCGGCGGGAAATCGTACTGCATCAGCGTCGGGATGTCGGTGGTCCCGGCCGCATTCACCATCCAGAACATCGCGATCAGCATCACGACCGAGCCGAGCAGCGTGTACAGAAAGAACTTGTAGCTGGCGTAGATGCGGTTGTCTCCGCCCCAGACGCCGATGATGAGGTACATCGGGATGAGGCCGGCTTCGAAGAAGATGTAGAACAAGAACAGGTCCTGCGCCATGAACACGCCGAGCATCAGCACTTCCATCAGGAGGAAGGCCGCCATGTACTCGCCGACGCGGCGATCGATGCTGTCCCAGCTCGCGAGGATGCAGACCGGCATCAGGAACACGCTCAGCATGATGAGCATCAGCGCTATACCGTCGATACCCAGCGCATAGGAGAAGCCGGCAAAGAGGTCGGCCCGCTCGGTGAACTGCCATTGGGCACCGCCGATGTCGTAATTCGCCCACAGCACGATACCGAGCGCGAGATCCACAAGCGTGGCGAGAAGCGCGACCATGCGCGCCGTCTTCCCGTCGAGGAACAGGCAGGCGATCGATGCCACCAGCGGCACCAGGAGCATCAGGGAAAGGATCGGAAAGCCCATCAGAACAGCACCCAAGTGACAGCCGCCACGAGGCCGAGCAGCATCACCAACGCATAGCTATAGACGTAGCCCGACTGGACCTTCGAAGCGAGAGCGGAAGCTTGCTGGACTACCCACGCCGCACCATTCGGGCCGAAGCGGTCGATCGTCCCTTCGTCGCCTCGCTTCCAGAACAGGCGTCCGATCCAGAAGGCGGGCCGCACGAACAGGAAGTTGTAGAGCTCATCGAAATACCACTTGTTGTAGACGAAGCGGTAGATCGGGCCGAGCTGTCCAGCAGCCTTCTCGGGTCGCGAGGTATCCCTGATGTAGAACAGCCAGGCGAACAGCAGACCGATCAGCATCACGATCGTAGCCGCGAGTTTCACCAGCAGCGGAACCCCGTGCATCTCGTGAATGAGCGCCTCGTTATAAAAGATCGAATTGCCCCAGAATTCGGGATCGTCGAGGAAGGCGTGGCTGAACACCCAGCCCGCAAACACCGCGCCCAAGCTCAGCACGCCGAGCGGAATGAGCATGGCAACCGGGCTTTCATGCGGATGATAGCCGGCCGTACCATCATGCTCTTCCGGCGAGGGGACGTGATGCGTGACGTCGTGGCCCGCGTCTTCCTGGATCGGCGGATTGTGCTCGTCCGGCGCGTCGTGCCCATGATGGACAGCGTGCTGGATATGCTCGCTGTCACCCCAGCGTGGCTTGCCCCAGAACGTCAGGAACATCAGGCGCCAGCTGTAGAAGCTGGTCAGCAGC
The genomic region above belongs to Qipengyuania spongiae and contains:
- the nuoN gene encoding NADH-quinone oxidoreductase subunit NuoN, which translates into the protein MDYAASFYFTGAEIALSLAGLILLLIVAWTGDRSARAVTIAAVVALFGAAFWAGHLLLGQSFALGGDAFGGLYRMDGFANFAKLLIYLATIAVLVVTPRFFDARGQYRGEYPILMLFNAVGMSMMVSAVDLMTLYIGLEMSSLASYVLASFLRNDTRSSEAGLKYFILGALASGIILYGMSLVYGFAGSTQYERIRIVFAADFPTGALFGVVFVLAGLAFKIAAVPFHMWTPDVYEGAPTPVTAFFASAPKVAAVAMLVRMALDPFGSQSDSWQQIVIFAALASIVVGALGAIGQNNLKRVLAYSSINNVGFILIGLATATPAGASATLVYLAIYVPMTIGSFAALLMLRSPAGEMLDTFDDIRGLSTRRPALAWCVLFLMFSLAGIPPLFGFWGKFVVFQAAVQADMVALAAIGIAASVIGAFYYLKFIKVMFFDEPEGQIEDSSPVSHWAVLAISTVLMSPLGYLLTPMLDNVADRAASSLFFAI
- a CDS encoding NADH-quinone oxidoreductase subunit M, whose translation is MMGFPILSLMLLVPLVASIACLFLDGKTARMVALLATLVDLALGIVLWANYDIGGAQWQFTERADLFAGFSYALGIDGIALMLIMLSVFLMPVCILASWDSIDRRVGEYMAAFLLMEVLMLGVFMAQDLFLFYIFFEAGLIPMYLIIGVWGGDNRIYASYKFFLYTLLGSVVMLIAMFWMVNAAGTTDIPTLMQYDFPPQAQTWLWLAFFASFAVKMPMWPVHTWLPDAHVQAPTAGSVILAGVLLKLGGYGFIRFSLPMFPEASAQFVWLVLGLSMVAVIYTSLIALVQADMKKLIAYSSVAHMAIVTGGLFAFNVQGLEGAMIMMLSHGLVSGALFLCVGVIYDRLHTREIDRYGGLAINMPRYALFFLFFTMASIGLPGTSGFVAEFVSLAGVYQVSTWATLVLTTGIILGAAYMLYLYRRVAFGVQKNEDAARMPDLTAREWIMLVPITAAVLWMGIYPESFMAPMRQDIAALDARLARAAPEGDSRPQIGTPAAHAANFVGNDHAGSPAGEGEAH